In the Primulina tabacum isolate GXHZ01 chromosome 7, ASM2559414v2, whole genome shotgun sequence genome, taaatatgcTTATAAAATTCATGGATTGAACAAAAATTTCTTCCAGATTTCAAATAACAAAAGGATTCTAAAATGTTCCGACGGAATTTTTCGAACACTTCGCAGCTAAACGACGTTGAAAATTGATGTAagatatgtattttattttaatttttgacaTATATTGTTAGAACTGAAAAAAGTATTAACAAGTGTATTAGATCGATCACtagtatatttttatttgggcCCAAGGTTCTAACAATGACTGTCATTTAACCTTAAGACAGACAACAATTGGCCTTGTTTTGGTTTTGTCTGCAGTTTCAAAGGTCGACATGGAATGCGAACTTCAATTGGTGTTGTTTTGGTTTTCCACAAGTTTAAACTCGAAAAAGCAAAAGCATATATGACATTGAACAAGAGATATTGAGAAATGTTCTACATTAAAATAGATATGCAACAAACAGTCAATTATTGATTCAATCTTCAGCAGGGGGGATATCACTTAAATCTAAACCTTCCGCTGGGAGATCAGAAGTCAGAGGGCCTAATATTCCTTCCGAGCTCAACGTCAATCCGCTCTGCAAGTAAAAAGTGCAGGCAGGCGTCGTTTCTTAGGCTTATTTAGCGAGGAAAAAGCCTCATAACGAATGCAGAAAAAAGTTGCTCAATTTAGCATATATGTATGTACTAAAGAAATACCTCAGGTTGAAATCTCAGCATGTCCGCACGAGCCATGGCTTCTGCTTGAGCAATTCTTTGCCGGAATGTCTGAGCCATCTCTTCCGCCTGGCATACCAAATCAAATAACTTTTCATACAAACGCCATAAGGAGTTGCAATCCCATAAAGCAATGTAACGTGACTAAAGACGGTATCAAAAGGATGCAATTTCTATTCAACTGTAAATCGCGGATGGAAAAGAAGCAAGTTGGGTTGGGCTATTGCGAAAAATTACACAAGCAGAATGATTTCATTTTCTGGAGATAACTCCAAACATGACCACGTTATATTCAAATTCTCTACGAAAGACATCCAACTTTTATGCATCCCAATacgatctttattttatgtAAAATTTTCATCACCCCCAAAAGAATTGTAAACCTATAATATTCTAATTCAAAATTCTTTAGTCTTCGAGATGATAATATCACGCaaactaataaaaaaaatagattatCCAACACATTTTTATAATACGTGGCATACACCTTAGAAAAATATCTCCTTcagaaaataaagaaaacacattctCCAATCCATTTTCTTGAAACATATTATGAGAAACAATTTCCAACAAGATAgccaaataaaatcaaacatTACCTTCTCAAAGACCAGCTTGGGATTCCGAATCATGTCACCTGGAGTAGGCTCTAATTTCTTGGTTGAAAGGCTCACTCGACCTCTCTCGCGGTCATGACTCAGTATCATGACCTACAGCAAGTTTGAACACATTAGCATAAAATGCTTTGGAGGCATTGAACAGAAACAGAAAATTGCAAAGAAACGCACTTTCAAAGAGTCACCAGGCTGCAGAACTGTAGCGATATCTGATACACGATCGTGGCTGATTTGGCTTACGTGTAAAAGGCCATTGATTCCACCAACGTCAATGAATGCACCATAAGGTTTCAAGCTTTGAACAGTTCCAATTACCACGGATCCAATTCCAAGTTGTGCCTGACTATCAGCCATTGCCTTGCGGTTACTGAGGACTAACCTGGACTGCTCCCCATCGACCTCCACAAATTTAAGAGGAAGTTCTTTCCCAAGAAGATCCTCTGCAGATGATTTCTGGAAAAATTCAGAAAGATGCATCGTAAATGTTTGGTTAACAATACAGTAGGTATAAAGTACAAACCTGTTCATTTACCTCATCAAAATTTTTTGGGACAAGTGGTTACTAACGTGACACCAGAGCAAGCTTACAAAAGTTAGAATCCTCAAAAAATTGCCTCTATCATATTCATTAAGATGGTTATTTTTTAGCTTTGTTGCACAAACCCAGTGACTACAATTTCGATAATATTTCAGGGAATTTATTCCCAATTCTCTAGATTCCATGTGGGGGGAGAGCCGAAGAGTTTTAAAACATGAAATGATGGTTGGTCCACCTCTGAAGAACTAGATATTTTGGGACAACTGGACGCATAACGCTTCATAAGCATGTTTTTGGAACATTTAATTATTCATCTCACTaaaacattaaattaaaatctaaaGAACTATGAAAAAAATCTGTAATAGTTAAGCATGCATGAAGATTTATGAGCAAGCCAGAGTGAAGAACAAACTGTTGAGATTTGTGAAAAAGGAACAAAACCACTAATGCCCTCCGACAATGCCACCATCATTCCACCTTTGTTTGCTCCAACAACCTGCATGTGATCATAAGGAAAATCTTAGTTGAATAACTTTTTTCGAACAAAGCACTTTAGATGAGGAACTCCCGTGGTGTTAAAATGGATGCAAACACATTATCATGATATGCCCGACCTCACTCAAACGGCATAGTTTGGCGTTTATTCTTGGAGAAGACATACCTTACCCTTGATAACAACATCTTCAGCTTGTAGTTGTCGACACCGTTCCCAAGCAAGGTCACATTGAATCGACCGCAGGCTTAGGATCAAACTATCATCAGATGAATTTTCTCCAACAATTACAAATTCTTCACGTAAACCTGGAACAATGCCAGCCTCTGCCACATGTTTAATACTATGAATGGATGCCTCTATTAAAGGTAAGAAAGCTGATGATTTTGCAGTAATGTCAACTAATGCTCCATTTGCATCCGTACTGAAAACTATTCCTTTCACCTGAAACAAATAAAATGCAACCAAATTACAACATTATCAGTTCACTTTCCTTCTATATTAAAAAACATATAGTTCCTTTGATAATGGGTGGCAGTGATTTAAGAGTCAACAAATTAAACATAAACAACCCCTCTTTCCAGAGAGTCTAGGACTATGCATCCAACAAATCAAACTGTTACATGTTCATCCTAATTGAAGATGTGCGACCTCTTTGAATGACCCTTTTTATCAATTTAGATAAAGCTAGACTCACCaaagattaaaattttctttaagaCCCCTGGCATAACAAATCTATATTCCAGATATTATTGTTGCCTCCAGCCCGGCCATTTTGCTCGCAGTCACATCTAACTTTGTATTCGGGTTTAAATTGATGATGACTCAACTCAACATAAGCAAACACAAACACAAACACAAACACATACACAAGAATAAAAAATGGCTTCTACACAGTCCGATTAGGAAGCAGTTAGAGATCTGAGTTTTACTAAATCTCAGACTTTAAACTAAATCATCCTTAGTTTTATTAAATGTCAGACTTAAACAAAATCATGTCATTCTTCACCCCTTTTTTCCACAAATTCCAAGTGAGATTCTCCAATCAGCTGTACAAATATAAGAATAGTTGAGCTCAATCAGTAAGCACTCAATTAAATGTAGTGGATTAACATACATATTCAATTAAATGCGGTGGATTTACATCTACTTTGCTGTACTGATACGGCTAAAGATAATGCTTGCAGAGGTGAGGAAAAGGAGCAAACTACCAAGGAAATTGAAAGACTTTGTAATTCAGTTGAAATAATAGATAATTAGTTGCATACAATAGTTACAAGTTAGTTACTTCAACTAGCTTTGTAGAATATAAAAGTAGGAAAAGAGAGAAGAGGCAGGCAGTTGTATCTGaacatttttcttaattttaattctaattacattctcattttctttttttgtaTTCTTCTATCCCTTCCTCTTTAACTCTCTAGGAGATTAGCTTTCTCGAATTAGCTATGCATCATTTGGTGCTCTCATTGAAGTCTCGGAGAGTCGATAATGGCGGCAGAAATGCAAGTAGATATATTGGAGGAAATTCTTGCGAAAGTCACAGTCCTACAGGAGAATCAAGCTGTGTTAATCGAGAAACAAAACACTAGTATTGCATTCCTCTCCAATTCAGCGAAATATTTTACAATTGGTCTGCAAATGTTTGACGAAAAAATGGAACAATACAGAAGCCGATATCAACATCTCTCCGCAGCAACTCAGTCGCACTCGCCGATCAATACCGAATTTTCAATACCTGTGCACAACAATTTTCCAGCACGCGAAAATCAATTCCAGTACATGAGTCTCAATTTTCCGCCCTGCTTTGGGGTAAATTTGAAAGAAGCTTAAATGGCGTGGCAACCATGAACACTCAAGATCAAAACCTTAACTTCAAATACAACTTGAATTTGCTCATCAAACGGCGGAGGATTTAAAGTCGATGTTGGACATATACTTCACTGGGCAAACAGAGACTGTTGATGGTAATTGGGATCTTAGCGTCGATTCCAGAAACACCAACCAAAGATGAACATATCAGAATAGAAGAAAAATTACGAAAGGGGAATTGGAGGATGGAGAGACGGTCGGTAAAGAAGGAGGACAAGTTGTGTTTGAATTGAAGATGGCCATGAACAGCGTTCAACACTTAGCTTCGAACTACTCGATTCTGTGAGCGATCTTTCAAGCATGACTGTACCGACCATTGAGGATAAACCAATCTGATAGATATCCCCACAAACCAAAATGGAAGGAAGTAGGAAACCCATGACAGCGAAAAAAAAGAGTTGCTAGGGACCCAAATAAATTGGGCTTTGAAAAATTAGCAGGAAAGAAGAATATTGGCGGAGGAAGTTAACTTCGTGCGTGACTGGAAGAACCATGCTAGACAAGTGAATTCAATGGTGTTCAAAGCAACAGACTCGAGTGGGGTGAGTTTGTAACTATTAAACATAGAATTAATCAAAAGACAGAGAGGAATAAAGGCATTAAATCCATGTAGGTTGGTTGTGTCATTTGGACATGAGCACCAACATGGTAGGAGAGCAAAATGGGAAGATTTTGTAATTCAGTTGAAATGATAGATAGTTAGTTGTATAAAATTGTAACTAGTTAGTTCAACTAGCATTGTAGAATATTGAAGTGGGGAAAAGGGGAGAAAAGAGGCAAACAGTTGTATTTGAACATTTTTCTGAGTCTGAATTATAAATTCATTCTCATTCTTTTCTTGGATTCTTCAATTCCTTCCTCTTTAATTCTCTAGGAGATTAGCTATGCATCATGTACATGTTAAAAGAAAGTCTGTTCCATTTAACATACAAAGCCTTATTCAACCACAAGCATCGATCATAGAACAGTTTCATCCGCTTGTCTATTGTTTTCCATGGTTTAATCTTTGTTTCATGGCAAGTAATTGTCCTTGAATACCAAAAGCACATCCAACAAACAtaaaatgcatataaataacCAATAACAATCCACAGTACGAAGCCCCACAAGAATAACAGATTTTAGCCAACCCCATCATGCCATTAACTGCATTTCACTCAGAACCCGTCCACACTCCACACACAGAAGAAAGCATATATACGTTGCAAACTAATATTCCCAACAACCACAGATATTTCACGGGAACATTCGACATGAGAAAACCCAATTTACAATAATTTAGATGCAAACAAAGACGGAACATTGCAATCAAATTTCACATACAATGTCTCATTGCGGCTCATATCCCACTTaacaaaacaaaagaatacATCCCAACTCCATAAACCCACAAACATTAACATGTAAAAAAAGGAAGAAAAGAAAGTCTCACCTTTGTCCCGACTTCGGAATTGAAGTCATACTTTTCCAGAGCCACATGAAAATCTTCAATGGTGAAAGCCACACCTTCCATGGGGCTTGTCCGGCATCTCTCATATGCATCTTCAAACATTTCCTTGAGCTTCATCCTCTCCCTTGTCTGCGCATTGGATACAGCCACGGCAGCTGCCGATATCACGCTTCCCTTTCTGTTCGGGCAATGGTTCTTGAAATTGGACAGTTTGCTGTTCCTGGTGGTCGCTACTGGTGGGCACTTCAGACCTGCAAATTGCTGTGTCAAAGTGGCCATTTTTGCTCAAGATTTTCACACCTCGACACAGAAAAATTACGGAGGAGAGATCTTGCTGTGGCTCCCGATTTTGGTGAAACGCTGGTGAATTTTGAGCTAGATAAGATGATGATGGAGAGATGAGAGGGACCCACGAAGAATTATTGGGCTTAGTTTGATGATCTGTACTGGCGTTTGAAATTTGGGCTTAGTGCATGAAATGATGGGTTTTTCTTCGTAGAAATTGAGGCCCACATAGAATTTGGTCTTCCCTTTTGAGATTTGATATATCACAATTCTAAAATATGTCAATTTAATAACcctattaaatatttaattgatgatcgtaaaaattttaaatatatattaatataaatttcaGGCAAGTCGAAAATAGCAAAATTAAACACTAAAGTGATTAAAAAAAAGTAATTTAAAAGATGAATAGTTAAGATCAAACTTTAATAATGTAGAAGATCGAAATTATAATACAAAAACTATTATGAGACTGTCaggtcaattttgtgaaacagaccCGACTTGGTACATGAAAATTTTcactttttatgtcaaaatgttattttttattgtaaatataaatcAGTTCAATCTGTCTCATGAATATAGATATGTGAGATTGTCTCATACGAGAACTACTCAAATTATAAATCGACAAACATATTAcacaaatataacaattaattttatatactTGTAGTATCACTTctctttaaaatttgaaaaacataTTTTCAATCGTGCTCCAACTTATATAAAAAAGCTACTAATATTACTTCAgtaaactcagctttaaagattgTCATGCATTTTACAAGCGATCTTTATTATTATTGCCAATTATTAACCATAAAGCTCATCCATGGTCATAACTTCTCTCCTGACTCCTGCTAAAAGTTTTGAAATGACCAGAACAATGCTACACCGGTCCTGGAAATCCTGGCTTACAATCTTCAGATCCTCAGGTTGCGGTGGAATCAGGGGCCGAAAGAGTTTGTCGCAGGCTCCAGCTTTTGTTACAACGGCAGCAGCTTGTACAGGCAAGTTTTTGTAACTTCTGC is a window encoding:
- the LOC142551343 gene encoding small ribosomal subunit protein bS1c is translated as MATLTQQFAGLKCPPVATTRNSKLSNFKNHCPNRKGSVISAAAVAVSNAQTRERMKLKEMFEDAYERCRTSPMEGVAFTIEDFHVALEKYDFNSEVGTKVKGIVFSTDANGALVDITAKSSAFLPLIEASIHSIKHVAEAGIVPGLREEFVIVGENSSDDSLILSLRSIQCDLAWERCRQLQAEDVVIKGKVVGANKGGMMVALSEGISGFVPFSQISTKSSAEDLLGKELPLKFVEVDGEQSRLVLSNRKAMADSQAQLGIGSVVIGTVQSLKPYGAFIDVGGINGLLHVSQISHDRVSDIATVLQPGDSLKVMILSHDRERGRVSLSTKKLEPTPGDMIRNPKLVFEKAEEMAQTFRQRIAQAEAMARADMLRFQPESGLTLSSEGILGPLTSDLPAEGLDLSDIPPAED